A portion of the Pseudomonas sp. PSE14 genome contains these proteins:
- a CDS encoding ABC transporter ATP-binding protein — protein sequence MESGQDFDIEFRNVVKRYGSVPAVNGLSFKVKRGAFHSFLGSSGCGKTTTLRMIAGFEQPSEGEVLLAGKAVAGVPAHQRPVNMVFQHYALFPHLTVAENIAYGLRYRTPRPDRAQQRRMADEALEMVRLSGFGTRKPHELSGGQQQRVALARALVNKPTVLLLDEPLAALDRKLRKEMQSELLRLQREVGITFVLVTHDQEEALSMSDSISIMKDGLIIQTATPEALYETPASRYVADFIGESNLFSGTVRRFEGERVVLSTSAGLELSSPPTPTGPSLAPQAEGCIAVRPELVGIAAADSDLPRDVRLKGRVEDRIYLGNLTEYRVRTDAFGIVCVRVPRKAGGEVEAFEHGAPVQVGWNQASGLAMAL from the coding sequence ATGGAGAGCGGTCAGGACTTCGATATCGAATTCCGTAACGTGGTCAAGCGCTACGGCAGTGTGCCGGCGGTGAACGGCCTGAGCTTCAAGGTGAAGCGCGGCGCCTTCCATTCTTTCCTCGGCAGCTCCGGCTGCGGCAAGACCACCACCCTGCGGATGATCGCCGGCTTCGAGCAGCCCAGCGAAGGCGAGGTGCTGCTGGCCGGCAAGGCAGTGGCCGGCGTGCCGGCGCACCAGCGCCCGGTGAACATGGTGTTCCAGCACTACGCGCTGTTCCCGCACCTGACGGTAGCCGAGAACATCGCCTACGGCCTGCGCTACCGCACGCCGCGCCCGGACCGCGCGCAGCAGCGCCGCATGGCCGACGAGGCGCTGGAGATGGTGCGCCTGTCCGGCTTCGGTACGCGCAAGCCGCACGAGCTTTCCGGCGGCCAGCAGCAGCGCGTGGCGCTGGCTCGCGCGCTGGTGAACAAGCCCACCGTACTGCTGCTCGATGAGCCCTTGGCTGCGCTCGATCGCAAGTTGCGCAAGGAGATGCAGTCGGAGCTGCTGCGCTTGCAGCGCGAGGTCGGCATCACCTTCGTACTGGTCACCCATGACCAGGAAGAGGCGCTGTCGATGAGCGACAGCATCAGCATCATGAAGGACGGCCTGATCATCCAGACCGCCACCCCCGAAGCGCTCTACGAAACTCCGGCGAGCCGCTACGTGGCCGACTTCATCGGCGAATCCAACCTGTTCTCCGGTACCGTGCGCCGCTTCGAGGGCGAGCGTGTGGTGCTGAGCACCTCGGCTGGCTTGGAGTTGAGCAGCCCACCGACACCCACTGGCCCCTCGCTGGCGCCCCAGGCCGAGGGCTGCATCGCGGTGCGCCCCGAACTGGTCGGCATCGCCGCCGCCGATTCGGACCTGCCGCGCGACGTGCGCCTGAAGGGCCGTGTCGAGGACCGCATCTACCTGGGCAACCTCACCGAATACCGCGTGCGCACTGACGCCTTCGGCATCGTTTGCGTGCGCGTGCCACGCAAGGCCGGTGGTGAAGTCGAGGCGTTCGAGCACGGCGCGCCGGTGCAGGTCGGCTGGAACCAGGCCAGCGGCCTGGCCATGGCTCTGTGA
- a CDS encoding spermidine/putrescine ABC transporter substrate-binding protein: MDKKSFIKTMRSWENGSITRREFLGKTGLGLAMAVVAANTPGLLTGKAYAGESTAIGDRLALATWPNYHSQENFDAFAKATGARVQMNVFGSNEEMLAKLQAGGSGWDVFVPTNYTISTYVKLGLIEPLDLSRIPNFDPKAFQERFMAQGTVDGKVYAVPKNWGTTGIVYDASKVKGNPDSWKQFWDLTLTSASGRTIVHDYQLTAIGNALKYYGYSFNSLDPKELAEAEKLLIQAKPHLFAINSDIQPSLRNGDAWMAMAWTGDASQLHRDNPDMTFVLGKEGGEIWSDFFAIPKGAEHKDAAYAFINYLLDPQHNKLEVLAHGYPSGDKRVDALLSQSMLDDPIMYPAAERLAPLEFGAAATLTSPARAELMARFKAA; the protein is encoded by the coding sequence ATGGACAAGAAGAGCTTCATCAAGACGATGCGCAGCTGGGAGAACGGCTCCATCACGCGGCGCGAGTTCCTTGGCAAGACCGGCCTCGGGCTGGCGATGGCGGTGGTCGCCGCCAACACCCCCGGTCTGCTGACCGGCAAGGCCTATGCCGGCGAGAGCACCGCCATTGGCGACCGTCTGGCCCTGGCCACCTGGCCGAACTACCACAGCCAGGAAAACTTCGACGCCTTCGCCAAGGCCACCGGCGCGCGGGTGCAGATGAACGTGTTCGGCTCCAACGAGGAGATGCTCGCCAAGCTGCAGGCCGGCGGCAGCGGCTGGGACGTCTTCGTGCCGACCAACTACACCATCAGCACCTACGTGAAGCTCGGGCTGATCGAACCGCTGGACCTCTCGCGCATCCCCAACTTCGATCCCAAGGCCTTCCAGGAACGCTTCATGGCCCAGGGCACGGTGGACGGCAAGGTCTACGCGGTGCCGAAGAACTGGGGCACCACCGGCATCGTCTATGACGCCAGCAAGGTCAAGGGCAATCCGGATTCCTGGAAGCAGTTCTGGGACCTGACGCTGACCAGCGCCTCCGGCCGCACCATCGTCCACGACTACCAGCTCACCGCCATCGGCAACGCACTCAAGTACTACGGCTACAGCTTCAACTCGCTCGACCCGAAGGAGCTGGCCGAGGCCGAGAAGCTGCTGATCCAGGCCAAGCCGCACCTGTTCGCGATCAACTCCGACATCCAGCCTTCGCTGCGTAATGGCGACGCCTGGATGGCCATGGCCTGGACCGGCGACGCCTCCCAACTGCACCGCGACAACCCGGACATGACCTTCGTGCTGGGCAAGGAAGGCGGCGAGATCTGGAGCGACTTCTTCGCCATTCCCAAGGGCGCCGAGCACAAGGACGCCGCCTACGCGTTCATCAACTACCTACTCGACCCGCAGCACAACAAGCTGGAGGTGCTCGCCCACGGCTACCCGAGCGGGGACAAGCGCGTCGATGCGCTGCTCTCCCAGTCGATGCTCGACGACCCGATCATGTACCCGGCGGCCGAGCGTCTGGCGCCGCTGGAATTCGGCGCTGCGGCGACTCTCACCAGCCCGGCGCGCGCCGAACTGATGGCGCGGTTCAAGGCCGCCTGA
- a CDS encoding ABC transporter permease, which translates to MNIAVSAPLPQTRAAPTVSRAKSLGRRVTLLLLLPSTLWFLLLLLMPLVIILVFSFGERSAVGGYGGGLTLENYLNLGSRAQAFWNTLTLAPLGTLACLLAAYPLAYFLAVKVRRNKSLLLTLVIVPFWTSFLIRTYAWIFILSGRGIPALLESFGIADVRLINTPYAVLIGIVYGYLPLMVFPIYVTLEKLDKRLLEASGDLGASAFETFRRVTLPLSAPGVITGVMLVFILLMGEFLIPAILGGGKVFFVGNALVDLFLQSRNWPFGSAVAMTLVAMMLVIIGVYLKLVARFGGSRNDGVL; encoded by the coding sequence ATGAACATCGCTGTCAGCGCTCCGTTGCCGCAGACCCGGGCGGCCCCCACGGTCTCGCGCGCGAAAAGCCTCGGCCGTCGCGTCACCTTGCTGCTGCTCTTGCCGTCCACACTATGGTTCCTGCTGCTTCTGCTGATGCCGCTGGTGATCATCCTGGTCTTCAGCTTCGGCGAACGCAGCGCCGTGGGCGGCTACGGTGGCGGGCTGACGCTGGAGAACTACCTGAACCTCGGTTCCCGTGCCCAGGCCTTCTGGAACACCCTGACCCTGGCGCCGCTGGGCACCCTGGCCTGTCTGCTTGCGGCCTATCCACTGGCCTACTTCCTCGCGGTGAAGGTGCGGCGCAACAAGTCGCTGCTGCTCACGCTGGTGATCGTGCCGTTCTGGACCAGCTTCCTGATCCGCACCTACGCCTGGATCTTCATCCTCAGCGGCCGGGGCATCCCGGCGCTGCTGGAGAGCTTCGGCATCGCCGACGTGCGCCTGATCAACACGCCCTATGCGGTGCTGATCGGTATCGTCTACGGCTACCTGCCGCTGATGGTGTTCCCCATCTACGTGACCCTGGAGAAGCTCGACAAGCGCCTGCTGGAGGCCTCCGGCGACCTCGGCGCGAGCGCCTTCGAGACCTTCCGCCGGGTCACCCTGCCGCTGTCCGCGCCGGGGGTGATCACCGGGGTGATGCTGGTGTTCATCCTGCTCATGGGCGAGTTCCTGATCCCGGCGATCCTCGGCGGCGGCAAGGTGTTCTTCGTCGGTAACGCCCTGGTCGACCTGTTCCTGCAATCGCGCAACTGGCCCTTCGGCAGCGCGGTGGCGATGACCCTGGTGGCGATGATGCTGGTGATCATCGGCGTCTACCTGAAACTCGTGGCCCGCTTCGGCGGCTCGCGCAACGACGGGGTGCTCTGA
- a CDS encoding ABC transporter permease, with product MWLRSYSTSVYLFLYAPIALIMLFAFNAGRSGLSFQCCSVQWFGRAFGNPFIMEALGNSAMIATCSALIATLFGTLAVFGLQRVGKRVRLLFDALTYCAIIVPGIVIGIATLIAFITLFDVINPLLALLDIGLPKLNMGFGTVVAAHSLFTMALVMVIVRTRVEAMDKSLLEASADLYAPPLDTFWRVTLPQIAPAILAGFLLAFTFSFDDFIIAFFVAGSETTLPIYIFSSIRRGITPEINAISTVIICASLALLFTSRYLQNRRTGVQAA from the coding sequence ATGTGGCTGCGCAGTTACTCCACCTCGGTCTACCTGTTCCTCTATGCGCCCATCGCGCTGATCATGCTCTTCGCCTTCAACGCAGGGCGCAGCGGCCTGAGCTTCCAGTGCTGCTCGGTACAGTGGTTCGGCCGCGCCTTCGGCAACCCGTTCATCATGGAAGCGCTGGGCAACAGCGCCATGATCGCCACCTGCTCGGCGCTGATCGCCACGCTGTTCGGCACTCTCGCGGTGTTCGGCCTGCAGCGGGTCGGCAAGCGTGTGCGCCTGTTGTTCGACGCGCTGACCTACTGCGCGATCATCGTGCCGGGCATCGTCATCGGCATCGCCACGCTGATCGCCTTCATCACCCTGTTCGACGTGATCAACCCGCTGTTGGCGCTGCTGGACATCGGCCTGCCGAAACTCAACATGGGCTTCGGCACCGTGGTGGCGGCGCACTCGCTGTTCACCATGGCGCTGGTGATGGTGATCGTTCGCACCCGCGTCGAAGCGATGGACAAGTCGCTGCTGGAAGCCTCCGCCGACCTCTACGCGCCGCCGCTGGACACCTTCTGGCGGGTGACCCTGCCGCAGATCGCCCCGGCCATCCTCGCCGGCTTCCTGCTGGCGTTCACCTTCAGTTTCGACGATTTCATCATCGCCTTCTTCGTCGCCGGCTCGGAAACCACGCTGCCGATCTACATCTTCTCGTCGATCCGCCGGGGCATCACGCCGGAGATCAACGCCATCTCCACGGTGATCATCTGCGCCTCCCTGGCGCTGCTGTTCACTTCCCGCTACCTGCAGAACCGCCGCACCGGCGTTCAGGCCGCCTGA
- a CDS encoding aldehyde dehydrogenase family protein, translating to MRDQLYINGQWVRPDLGGSFTSFDPANGQALREVPAATEEDVDHAVRAARTAFNRGWGQSRGSERAEWLEALAGELERNQDSLAELEVRDNGKPLPEAQWDVADAIGCFRYYAELARELDERQDQALPLPDERFRCRIRQEPVGVAGQIIPWNYPLLMAAWKVAPALAAGATCVLKPSELTPLSALELAAAADAVGLPAGVLNVLPGLGADAGGPLSQHPGVDKLAFTGSVPTGSRIMSAAAQDIKNVSLELGGKSAFIVFDDSDVEAAVEWILFGIFWNQGQVCSATSRLLVQEGIAPRLIERLVEATRAITIGNGLEPGVLLGPLVSQGQHEKVLGFVEKGSVGGARLLTGGKRPTGLDQGWFIEPAIFDEPTEDALIWREEIFGPVLCVKRFKTEADALRLANDSRFGLAGAVMSGDPQRAARVADGLRAGIVWVNCSQPTFTQAPWGGMKQSGIGRELGVWGLENYLEVKQVTEYVSEQPWGWYLK from the coding sequence ATGCGTGACCAGCTCTATATCAACGGGCAATGGGTCAGGCCGGACCTGGGTGGCAGTTTCACCAGCTTCGACCCGGCCAACGGCCAGGCACTGCGCGAAGTGCCGGCGGCCACCGAGGAAGATGTCGACCATGCGGTGCGCGCTGCGCGTACCGCGTTCAATCGCGGCTGGGGGCAGAGCCGTGGCAGCGAGCGCGCCGAGTGGCTGGAGGCGCTGGCCGGGGAGCTGGAACGCAACCAGGATTCGCTGGCGGAACTGGAAGTGCGCGACAACGGCAAGCCGCTGCCCGAGGCGCAGTGGGACGTGGCCGATGCCATCGGCTGCTTCCGCTACTACGCCGAGCTGGCGCGCGAGCTGGACGAGCGCCAGGATCAGGCTCTGCCCCTGCCCGACGAGCGTTTTCGCTGTCGTATCCGCCAGGAGCCGGTGGGCGTGGCGGGGCAGATCATTCCCTGGAACTATCCGCTGCTGATGGCAGCCTGGAAGGTCGCGCCGGCCCTGGCGGCGGGCGCCACCTGTGTACTCAAACCATCGGAACTGACGCCGCTGAGTGCGCTGGAACTGGCCGCCGCGGCGGACGCCGTGGGCCTGCCGGCGGGTGTGCTGAATGTGTTGCCGGGCCTCGGCGCGGACGCCGGCGGGCCGCTCAGCCAGCATCCGGGTGTGGACAAGCTGGCCTTCACCGGCAGCGTGCCGACCGGCTCGCGGATCATGTCGGCGGCGGCCCAGGACATCAAGAACGTCAGCCTGGAGCTGGGCGGCAAGTCGGCCTTCATCGTCTTCGACGACAGCGATGTCGAGGCGGCGGTGGAGTGGATTCTGTTCGGCATCTTCTGGAACCAGGGCCAGGTGTGCAGCGCCACCTCGCGCCTGCTGGTGCAGGAGGGCATCGCGCCGCGCCTGATCGAGCGCCTGGTGGAAGCGACCCGCGCGATTACCATCGGCAATGGCCTGGAGCCGGGCGTGCTGCTCGGCCCGCTGGTCAGCCAGGGGCAGCATGAGAAGGTGCTGGGGTTCGTCGAGAAGGGCAGCGTCGGTGGCGCCCGGTTGCTCACCGGCGGCAAGCGCCCGACGGGGCTGGACCAGGGCTGGTTCATCGAGCCTGCGATCTTCGACGAGCCGACCGAGGACGCGCTGATCTGGCGCGAGGAAATCTTCGGCCCGGTGCTCTGCGTGAAGCGCTTCAAGACCGAAGCCGATGCCCTGCGCCTGGCCAACGACAGCCGCTTCGGCCTGGCTGGTGCGGTGATGTCGGGCGACCCGCAGCGCGCTGCGCGGGTGGCTGATGGGCTGCGCGCGGGGATTGTCTGGGTCAATTGCTCGCAGCCTACCTTCACCCAGGCGCCCTGGGGCGGCATGAAACAGAGCGGCATCGGCCGCGAGCTGGGCGTGTGGGGACTGGAGAATTACCTGGAGGTGAAGCAGGTGACCGAGTACGTCTCGGAGCAGCCGTGGGGGTGGTACTTGAAGTAG
- a CDS encoding GNAT family N-acetyltransferase — protein MPLTFRRACPADVDATIPLIYSSGPDAFDYAFARPGRNSAQDFLRYAFLQGGGQFGWRQHWVGERDGEVVAAGTVFGGEVNLGYMLAATRQILGYFGLASPRVIVRGLQLERIICPPPRRTLYLAHLGVTPDLRGEGLGSQLIDHFLQQGRHLGLPMAALDVSVANPRAQALYERLGFNVQVERTSTLPGVSSHRYMQRPL, from the coding sequence ATGCCACTGACCTTCCGCCGTGCCTGCCCTGCCGACGTCGACGCCACCATCCCACTGATCTACAGCTCCGGCCCCGACGCCTTCGACTACGCCTTCGCTCGCCCCGGTCGCAACAGCGCTCAGGACTTCCTGCGCTACGCCTTTCTCCAGGGCGGTGGCCAGTTCGGCTGGCGCCAGCACTGGGTCGGTGAGCGGGACGGTGAGGTGGTGGCGGCGGGAACGGTGTTCGGCGGCGAAGTGAACCTGGGCTACATGCTCGCGGCGACCCGGCAGATCCTCGGCTACTTCGGGCTCGCCTCGCCGCGGGTGATAGTCCGCGGCCTGCAACTGGAACGGATCATCTGCCCGCCGCCCCGGCGCACGCTGTACCTGGCGCACCTGGGCGTCACCCCGGACCTACGCGGCGAAGGGCTGGGCAGCCAGTTGATCGACCATTTCCTGCAGCAAGGCCGCCACCTCGGCCTGCCGATGGCGGCGCTGGATGTCTCGGTGGCCAATCCCAGGGCCCAGGCACTCTACGAGCGCCTCGGCTTCAACGTGCAGGTCGAGCGCACCTCGACGCTGCCCGGCGTCTCCAGCCACCGCTACATGCAGCGGCCGCTGTGA
- a CDS encoding TIGR03862 family flavoprotein: protein MAAEILAGAGVKVELFDAMPSVGRKFLLAGVGGMNITHSEAREPFLSRYGKRAQILAPLIDAFDNQALCAWIHGLGIDTFVGTSGRVFPTDMKAAPLLRAWLKRLRDAGVVIHTRHRWLGWAAEGALLVDSPEGQRSVSADVVVLALGGGSWQRLGSDGAWVPLLAERAVDISPLRPANCGFEVEGWSEFFRDKFAGAPVKPVAMSIAGSEPRQGEFVVTAGGIEGSLVYALSAAIRECIEQHGRATVHLDLLPNRSQEQVAKAVAQPRGSKSMANHLRGRLGLDGVRAGLLRELSTAADYADPQRLATLIKALPLTVVRTRPLDEAISSAGGVTFEALDENLMLKALPGVFCAGEMLDWEAPTGGYLLTACFASGRAAGLGALRWLQREN from the coding sequence ATGGCCGCCGAAATCCTGGCCGGCGCCGGCGTGAAGGTCGAGCTGTTCGATGCCATGCCGTCGGTCGGGCGCAAGTTCCTGCTGGCCGGCGTGGGCGGCATGAACATCACCCATTCGGAGGCGCGCGAGCCTTTCCTCTCGCGCTACGGGAAACGCGCGCAAATCCTCGCGCCGCTGATCGATGCCTTCGACAACCAGGCGCTGTGCGCGTGGATTCACGGCCTGGGCATCGACACCTTCGTCGGCACCTCGGGCCGCGTCTTCCCCACCGACATGAAAGCCGCGCCGCTGCTGCGCGCCTGGCTCAAGCGCCTGCGCGACGCCGGCGTGGTTATCCACACCCGCCACCGCTGGCTGGGCTGGGCTGCCGAGGGCGCCCTGCTGGTCGACAGCCCGGAAGGTCAGCGAAGTGTCAGCGCCGACGTCGTCGTGCTCGCCCTGGGCGGCGGCAGCTGGCAGCGCCTGGGCTCTGACGGCGCCTGGGTACCACTGCTGGCCGAGCGCGCTGTGGATATCTCGCCGCTGCGTCCAGCCAACTGCGGTTTCGAGGTAGAGGGCTGGAGCGAGTTCTTCCGCGACAAGTTCGCCGGCGCGCCGGTCAAACCGGTAGCCATGTCCATCGCCGGCAGCGAACCCCGCCAAGGCGAATTCGTAGTCACCGCCGGCGGCATCGAAGGCAGCCTGGTCTATGCACTGTCCGCCGCGATCCGCGAGTGCATCGAACAGCACGGCCGCGCCACGGTGCATCTCGATCTGCTGCCCAACCGCAGCCAGGAGCAGGTGGCGAAGGCCGTAGCGCAGCCGCGCGGCTCCAAGTCCATGGCCAACCACCTGCGTGGCCGCCTCGGTCTGGACGGCGTGCGCGCCGGGCTGCTGCGGGAGTTGTCCACAGCCGCCGACTACGCCGACCCGCAACGCCTGGCCACGCTGATCAAGGCCCTGCCGCTGACCGTGGTTCGCACCCGTCCGCTGGACGAGGCCATCAGCAGCGCCGGTGGGGTGACCTTCGAGGCGCTGGACGAAAACCTGATGCTCAAGGCACTGCCGGGCGTGTTCTGTGCCGGCGAGATGCTCGACTGGGAAGCGCCCACCGGCGGCTACCTGCTCACTGCCTGCTTCGCCAGTGGCCGCGCCGCCGGGCTCGGCGCCCTGCGCTGGTTGCAGCGGGAAAACTGA
- a CDS encoding histone deacetylase, producing MPLPLVYHDDYSPPFPDNHRFPMEKFRLLRDHLVDSGLVGDAELLRPELCPVDILALAHDRAYIERYCSGEMSREELRRLGLPWTEALARRTVRAVGGSVLSAELALQHGLACHLAGGTHHAHYDHASGFCIFNDLAVISLYLLESGKANRVLIFDCDVHQGDGTARILENVPDAVTVSLHCEKNFPARKAQSDWDIPLPLHLGDAQYLKVVEEALDYLLPLYQPDIVLYDAGVDVHKDDALGYLQLTDAGLAARDEHVIRRCLSSDIPVVGVIGGGYDKDRQALARRHGILHHSASRVAREFQLTR from the coding sequence ATGCCACTGCCCCTGGTCTACCACGACGACTACAGTCCGCCGTTCCCGGACAACCACCGCTTCCCCATGGAGAAGTTCCGCTTGCTGCGCGACCATCTGGTGGACAGCGGGCTGGTCGGCGATGCCGAACTGCTGCGCCCGGAACTCTGCCCGGTGGACATCCTCGCCCTGGCCCACGACCGCGCCTACATCGAGCGCTACTGCAGCGGCGAGATGAGTCGTGAGGAACTGCGCCGCCTCGGCCTGCCCTGGACCGAAGCCTTGGCCCGTCGCACCGTACGCGCGGTCGGCGGCTCGGTGCTGAGCGCGGAGCTGGCCTTGCAGCACGGCCTGGCCTGCCACCTGGCCGGCGGCACGCATCACGCGCACTACGACCATGCCTCGGGCTTCTGCATCTTCAACGACCTGGCAGTGATCAGCCTGTACCTGCTGGAAAGCGGCAAGGCCAACCGCGTGCTGATCTTCGACTGCGACGTGCACCAGGGCGACGGCACCGCGCGCATTCTGGAGAACGTGCCGGATGCGGTGACGGTGTCACTGCATTGCGAGAAGAACTTCCCCGCGCGCAAGGCGCAGAGCGACTGGGACATTCCCCTGCCGCTGCACCTGGGCGACGCCCAGTACCTGAAGGTGGTCGAGGAGGCGCTGGACTACCTGCTGCCGCTGTACCAGCCGGACATCGTGCTCTACGACGCCGGCGTGGACGTGCACAAGGACGACGCCCTGGGCTACCTGCAACTCACCGATGCCGGGCTGGCCGCGCGTGACGAGCATGTCATCCGCCGCTGTCTTTCCAGCGACATCCCGGTGGTCGGCGTGATCGGCGGCGGCTACGACAAGGACCGCCAGGCCCTGGCGCGGCGCCATGGCATCCTGCACCACAGCGCCAGCCGGGTGGCGAGGGAGTTTCAGCTCACGCGGTAG
- a CDS encoding MFS transporter, producing the protein MTTSTSGLPRSTALVLFALAVGGFAIGTTEFATMSLLPYFAPALGIDAPTAGHVISAYALGVVVGAPLLAVLGARLPRRTLLVLLMALFAAGNGLSALAPTYHWMLLFRFISGLPHGAYFGIAALVAASVVPPHRRTVAVGRMFLGLTVATIIGVPLANWLSQAVGWRWSFALVAALGVATMICVRLFAPYSPAEPDSSPLRELGALKRGQVWLTLGIGAIGFGGLFAVYTYLADILGAVTHVSPSVVPLVMAVFGVGMTLGNLFIPVLADRAVMPTAGGLLVWSAVVLAIFPFTAGNIWTIAICVFFVGFGGALGTVLQTRLMDVAEDAQGLAAALNHSAFNFANALGPYLGGLALAAGYGWTSPGWVGSLLAIGGFVLWSVAVATSRNERRGAALSSEG; encoded by the coding sequence ATGACCACCTCCACCTCCGGACTGCCACGCAGTACGGCCCTGGTGCTTTTCGCCCTTGCCGTCGGCGGCTTCGCCATCGGCACCACCGAATTCGCCACCATGAGCCTGCTGCCCTACTTCGCCCCGGCCCTGGGCATCGATGCCCCGACCGCCGGCCACGTGATCAGCGCCTACGCCCTGGGCGTGGTCGTCGGCGCGCCGCTGCTGGCGGTGCTCGGCGCGCGCCTGCCGCGGCGCACCCTGCTGGTGCTGCTGATGGCGCTGTTCGCCGCCGGCAACGGACTCAGCGCCCTGGCGCCGACCTACCACTGGATGCTGCTGTTCCGCTTCATCAGCGGCCTGCCCCACGGCGCCTACTTCGGCATCGCCGCGCTGGTCGCCGCCTCCGTGGTGCCGCCGCACCGGCGCACCGTGGCGGTCGGGCGGATGTTCCTCGGCCTCACCGTCGCCACCATCATCGGCGTGCCGCTGGCCAACTGGCTGAGCCAGGCCGTGGGCTGGCGCTGGAGCTTCGCCCTGGTCGCCGCCCTGGGCGTCGCCACCATGATCTGCGTGCGCCTGTTCGCCCCGTACTCGCCGGCCGAGCCGGACTCCAGCCCGCTGCGCGAGCTGGGTGCGCTCAAGCGCGGGCAGGTCTGGCTGACCCTGGGTATCGGCGCCATCGGCTTTGGCGGGCTGTTCGCGGTGTATACCTACCTGGCCGACATCCTCGGCGCCGTCACCCACGTCTCGCCGAGTGTCGTGCCGCTGGTGATGGCGGTGTTCGGCGTCGGCATGACCCTGGGCAACCTGTTCATCCCGGTGCTCGCCGACCGCGCCGTGATGCCCACCGCCGGCGGCCTGCTGGTGTGGAGTGCGGTGGTGCTGGCGATCTTCCCGTTCACCGCCGGCAACATCTGGACCATCGCCATCTGCGTGTTCTTCGTCGGCTTCGGCGGCGCCCTGGGCACCGTGCTGCAGACCCGCCTGATGGACGTTGCCGAAGATGCCCAGGGACTGGCAGCGGCGTTGAATCACTCGGCATTCAACTTCGCCAATGCTCTCGGCCCGTATCTGGGCGGCCTGGCCCTGGCGGCCGGCTACGGCTGGACCTCGCCGGGCTGGGTCGGCAGCCTGCTGGCCATCGGCGGCTTCGTGCTGTGGTCGGTCGCGGTGGCCACCAGTCGCAACGAGCGCCGCGGCGCGGCACTGTCCAGCGAAGGTTGA
- a CDS encoding GNAT family N-acetyltransferase — MDIPSLTTERLLLRPWRAADLPAFAALNADAEVMRHFPACLSREDSDLLAARILLHFDEHGFGQWIVERREDEAFIGVLGLARVSFDAPFTPAVEIGWRFNAAYWRQGYALEAARAALAFAFERLGLDEVVAFTVPANLPSQGLMQRLGMQRDEAADFEHPRLPEGHALRQHVLYRIRRKDAV, encoded by the coding sequence ATGGATATCCCCAGCCTGACCACCGAGCGCCTGCTGCTGCGACCCTGGCGTGCCGCCGACCTGCCGGCTTTCGCCGCGCTGAACGCCGACGCCGAGGTGATGCGGCACTTCCCCGCCTGCCTGAGCCGCGAGGACAGCGACCTGCTGGCCGCGCGCATCCTGCTGCACTTCGACGAGCACGGCTTCGGTCAGTGGATTGTCGAGCGCCGCGAGGACGAAGCGTTCATCGGTGTGCTCGGGTTGGCGCGAGTGTCCTTCGACGCACCCTTCACCCCGGCGGTGGAAATCGGCTGGCGCTTCAATGCCGCTTATTGGCGTCAGGGGTACGCGCTGGAAGCGGCCCGCGCGGCGCTGGCGTTCGCCTTCGAGCGACTGGGGCTGGATGAAGTGGTGGCCTTCACCGTGCCGGCCAACCTGCCGTCCCAGGGACTGATGCAGCGCCTGGGCATGCAGCGCGATGAGGCCGCTGACTTCGAACATCCGCGCCTGCCGGAAGGCCACGCGTTGCGTCAGCACGTGCTGTACCGAATCCGCCGGAAAGATGCGGTATGA